TGGGTTTAACCACCTTCGCAACAATATCTTCCACAATTGGGTTCAACAAGGCCTTTTTACCAACAAAATTTCCCCCTACATTTAAGTCCAAATTTACTTCCTTGACCATGTTGAGTTTATTTAAAACATTTTCACAAACTTCTTTATCAACAATACCTTCACAAGCTTTTTCAAAATGATtttcatcacaagatttcataaacaTTTCAAACTCTTTATCAACATCAAAATCCTCATTTTTATCAAATTGGTCAACAACCGAATTGTCAACCGCTAATAAAGCTTTTAAATCATTTTCTTGACACAAAATCATGACCTCGATTTGACAAAAAGACTCAATACTTGACAAATTTAGTTTCTTATCAACTTCACGCACATAAAAATCAAGTCTTTCATCTTTAACCCCAATACTTAATTTATTTTGGTGTACATAAACAATTGTATAggcggtatttagaaaaggtcaTCCCAAAATTATTGGGACACGTTCATCCTCGTTCATTTCGAGGATCACGAATTCGGCCGGGAAAGTTAGATTACCTACTTTGACCACAAGGTCTTCGGCTATGTCGATTGGTGTATCAAACATTTAGTTCCCCATTTTTAATACCATCCGGGTCGATTTTAGTTCACCAAGATTTAACTTTTTATAAATTGAATAGGGCATAAGATTTACACTAGCCCCCAAGTCGACAAGTGCATCATACACTTCCGACCCGCCCATGTTACATGGGATTATAAACTGACTCGGATCAATAAACCGACCTGCCCATGTTACATGGGAGGCATCTTTTTCTTTTGCaaaatggccgaacattcctctacGAGAAATGTGGCTGATACCTCATCATATTTTCCCTTTGAagataaaatatttttaaaaaacttTCCATAATTAGGCATGCCCTTAAGCACTTGGATGAGCGGCATGTTGACATGAACTTGTTTCATCATTTCCATGAAGTCCCTTCGTTGAGTTTCAGCTTTTTCTATCCTTAAAGCTTGCGGATATGGAATCGGTTCCATGTACATCCTCAAAAGTGCTCTTCATTCTTTTTACCCTTAACCTTCGGTGGTTCACTCTTTTCAACCCTTGCTTCTTGCGAATCCCCATTAACCAACGATTTGTGAAGTAGGTGTTACAGGGTTTGGTGTTGGAATTTGTGGTTCTTCGTAAGTTAAACTGCTTCTGTTGAAATGACATTGACAATCTCGATTTGGTTTACGTTTTCAATAGGTATGGTTCTTGTGTTGTTGTTTTGATTTTGGTTGTTTCGGTTATTTTTGTAATTGTTATTTAGGTTGACTTGAGTGTTTGAAGGTAAAGTGTCTTGAGGTCTTTCGGAAACTTGGTTTGAGAGTCTTCCAACGATGCTTTCAAGGTTTTGAAATGATGCTTGTTGGTGTTTCAATTGTTGCTTCAAGAACTCGTTCTCCTTTAACAAGAATGCTTCGGTTGTTTCTGCCTTCTTTATGTAGTTTTGTATGATTTCTTCTATACTCTTtgaaggttgggattgttgagtgttttgttgaggttgttgattgtaaccttggttattttgttgTTGGGTATAACCTTGGTTGCTTTGATAATTCGAATTGTGTTAGTTGTTATAAGGTTGTTGGATTTGGGATTGGAAGTTGTTGTTTCAGTTTTGGTAATAGTTTGGGTTGTaaatttggtttcggttttgaTTGGTAAATCCAGGTGGTGGAttggtttgattgttgaatgaGACTTGCTTTTGGTTAGGGTTGTAGTAGCTTTGATTCGATTGATAAGAATTGTTGCCTTGGTTTGATGATCCACCCCTTTGATAAttttgattactcacgtagttgacatgagcatccgaattcatgggaatatCGTCCAAATCAATGTGGTTACATTGGTTGATTTGAGGATAATTATTTGTGAGATATGGGCCATCACACCTTTCACAACCTACTTGCATCACAACTATCGATTGTTATAGCTTCTTTATCTCCTTCCCATACATTTGAAATTGATTGTTTAAGCTTGCAAGCGTGATTTGACCGTTGTCACTCTCCACTTGAGCTACACTTTTTCTTGGTAAATCTCGAGGTGAAGGGGCTCATTCGTAAGTATTAACCGAGATATCTTCTAAAAAATTTCGGCTGCATTCGATGATTTATACATAAATACTCCTCCCGCGAAGGAATCAAGATGTTGTCTAGTCAAAAGATTAGTACCCCGGTAAAATGTGTTGATGTACTATTTCTTTGTCAAATCATGTGGTGGGCAAGCTCTTAGCATCTTCTTGAAATGTAACCATGCATCATACAAAGACTCTTCACTTCGTTGAGTGAATGCATTAATCTCCATCTGATGGTGGAAAGAAATGATTGATAAAAACATCGCTTAAATCTTGAAAAGTCCTAATCGAATCGGGAGGTAAATTCCTTAACCAAGCTTTCGCATCACCTTAAAGAttaaaggggaatgcccttaacttatAAGCATCATCGGTAACATCTTTGTTCTTATAGATATCACAAATGTCTTTAAATTATTGAAGGTGTTCGAAAGGATTCTCCTCTATTAACCCCATGAAATAGCATGTCTATGATCATTGTGAAGATTTTACCCTTGATCTTCCAATTAGCGCCCCGATGGGCAGTTTAGTAATACCCGGAGGCACCGGCATAGGTGCAATTAACATAGTGTTCCACATCGGTGTGTCATTTTGGTCATCTTGTTGTTCTTGATTAACCGGCAGTGGGTTGTTGGGAATACCATGACCGAATGGATTCTCCTCATTATGAATTGGTTGACCGTCACCGTCCATTTTTTCTAAACAAAATGGAAAAACCTCAAAAATTTTCcttaataccctttcttctctacgCTTATAAATTCCGTGAACGTGTTTCTCTGGATCGTAAAATGGATGTGCAAACTCTTGATCCTTTTGCATCTCCTTTTCATACACCAAAGTACCTAACCTTCAATCACAACATAAACACAAATGATTTTccaaacacaaataatatataaaaataagaaaagtaACTTTTACAAGGATaaatccttacaaaaggatcgaacaattaaaagCTTAAACCAAATATTTAACTAGCTAACCgctcccggcagcggcaccaagaaAGTGTGATGCATGTTGCACAATACATCAACAACCCTCAAATTTATACAaggttcaaacactacaaataagcacacaacactaacgagcacttaaaacccggttattatagaaatttttatgtaagtattcgtttcaagttcgtccaaagagagcggtgtaagtcgaataattgaaactattaattgtcctgCGGTTTGTTTGATTAGGGGGTTTTGCTTGATTTTAACTATCAACTAAACTTGCACAAATAAAcaaaacttaaacttaacaattataaCTAGCAACAAGTAGCAAGTACCTCTCTATGTTTGGATTGCCCTgttatacccaattttctatcgcattagttgttgaactattaaatgtttagcatcactactaaaccttaatcaaattacactttacaaactcacgtaagcattgtattctaagatcaagttaattATGAGCggtcattgagattatgcttgggttgaactCACTTAGAACCCTTAAACTATCAAAgtcacttaagataatcaaacaccactatgttgactaaaggacaattgaaaaccaacctaaactaagaacacaatcacttgaaattcccaATTTAGTTATCTAGATCACTTagagtgttgaagtacaaattgttTCACTACTCAAATCACTTAGAGAGCTACACAATCCATGTAAttaaagtaaagcctaaaacaaatgcatagcaatggataTCATAGCTAACACAATAGCACTTGCTCAtatatttcattcaaacaactttATTCAATTGATTTAGGGCAAATCCTTAcactagagattcatagataagaaaacacaatcaaattagccaagcatggatataattacactaatcataagcatTGAATCACAAATAAACACCATATTAAGCTATTGTAAGTATTCAAATCAAAACTAGAGAAataaaggtggagattacaacccaattgATAAAACTAGATAGATCTAATGATAAGACTGCTTGAGCTTTTTCTTGATCCTCCAAATTAGCCTTAATCTCCACTTGGATAGTAAAATTAGGGGTTTAAGATGAAAAATCGTTACAAAAACTGCAGCTCTCTTCCTTGAAACCCTATCTCCATCCTTTTATACTTGCTAAAAATTCTACACTAAAAACAGCGAGGTTCACCGCACCTAGAGGAGGTGTTTCGCACCTTATAACGTGGGTGATAACTCTtaattatacatgtttttgaatacattttatggagttattttggcattttaatgacattttaagtactttaacatacaaaaatggataaaataaagaaaaatgtatttttaatgttttgtttgagTTATGTATTAAACATGATCAAAAACAGGTAAAAACTGCAGAAAACTGCATGAAGTCACTGGCCTGGtacctgaagccgccggcctgggtaGACTATTCCATAATGTTCCAGATTTGATCGTAGAATTTGATGAACTTGGCGACCAAGAAAAATACAGTCAAAGTCTTCAGCttcacactgaagccgccggcttaaatTACATAGTTTAGCTACTTGCTAACCAAGTTCAAGCTAAAAATGgaaacgaaatcaaaaagattgtCGGATCTCTGAAGCCGCTGGCTTGACCAAAGACGGTCACGCGTTTATGCGCTTCCGGATCAAGTTCAACTGGAAAAAGAGTTCACCGACCAAcgaaagccgccggcttcccaatgaagtaTAAATAGAGGCCTTCTGTATCAATTTTCAATATATCAGTTTCGTTTTTCTTTAGGGTTTTCTCAAAAACACGAAAACTAAACGTTCGTCttccactatgaactaaacgttcatagtggttacgtggacgaaaactaaaacttggtctgggaatcagatgaagccgccggcttgctcAGTCCAAGCCGTCGGCTTGACTGAgccaaagccgccggcttcatgcTTTAATTCGTATAGTTTCtgattcttttccagatctgtatgctcgagtttctgtaatgatgtttgaactattttaaatcttttatgctttaatatactttaATGCCATGATTAATGATTAGATAacgtgattttaggattgattaataCTAAAattgatgatctattattcgattcatgctatttgtttagatctagtccatcaaacttgttaaattgaattactTGCAACAaggttaaacaacataatagtgataaatttgtttaatttgatttacacttatataatagagtttgatattgttgggCTTAATCGAAAATCCTTTGTTTGGgtatgtttaattaatgattgcataaaaacttagtagtaattgactttcagctagtaaattgagttgatctacttggtgtttaatagcttatataatttatcAGTCTATttgtgtaatgacccgaaaattttcgactaatttttaaCTCAAATCTATATACGATTTcatatttttgacatgataagcaaagtctgtaatgttgagtctcaaaatttttgaactgatttcataaatgcatttaacctcgactacctccgacgattcacgaacaattaattgtaaatgaatgtgtgtgtgtgtgtgtgtgtgtgtgtatatatatatatattataactgaaAATATTGATATACATTTAATCGttagaactaaaaatgtaaaatgaaatacgatataattaaattgttatgaaaatgaatctatatgtatatttaatgtatattaaatataaatattaaatgattgtaatactcgtttgatgttccgattgatattaagcaagttaaaattcgaacttatgtgattttaaaatagactgtgatccgaaaatgagttatataaattataggcttattaaaagtatatttaggatctaattaaattttaacactttttatattttacacagGATCGCGCGCAGAcagttaatttaatttttattttaaataataaataaccaattttataccataatgactgaaataaataaagataattaatttaaaattttgagatttttctgaataacttttatccgccactgatttacaacgggGCACGGAATAATATCCATACTAAAAACGTCGGCAGAATTAAAATATCTGTGATATGAATTATTAAAAGTTCACTGTTTCCTTTTGTAATTCACtccacttattagtattattaaattagtgaattattattattgttcttctTAACtaggcattatatatatatatatatatatatatatatatatatatatatatatatatatatatatatacatatatatatatatatatatatatatatatatattatacatatacatatacagacaCATATATCCACTATCATAATATGCTTTTCTCTCATCCACTAACGTAGGCACAGTTATATCCGTGATTTGAATATTGAATTGAAAGAGTTACTATTATTGATTGATTGTGTTAATGTGATTGTTGTTTGTTGATTGCTTCacatcttgatatatatatatatatatatatatatatatatatatatatatatatatatatatatatatatatatatatatatatatatatatcaagatgtGAAGCAATCAACAAACAACAATCACAGTATATAACTACATGACATGGGTGTTAAGACACACAGAACCATAAGATCACTAAATTGTTTATAAGCAAtcactctctctttctttcttcttcATCGATAACCCGCCACCCTACCACCTCTTAAACACCGTCGTCCTTCACTCCACAACCAATTGAATCTTTATTATTTGATCGTTGTACAACCAATAACATCACCTTCTTCATATTTTTCTTCCTTTTCTGTTTCTCACAAACCAAAACCGCCACCATACATCTCATCGAACTTTTTTCCTTTCTTCGGTTTATACATATGCTTGAACAGCCCAAACCAAAACCATCACCCATGAGCTTAAATTTGGTGTTGTTATAGAAACTCACAAGAATCATCACCTTTGTTTCACTAGATAACCAAGAACCACCATCGGGTATCATCACCACACACCACTTGTTAGCCACCCCTCGATCACAACCTTATTATCTACAACTGTTGTACCATTGTTGTCTTCGAACCAACTGCTTTATGAAGCTCCACGAATACACCTTTGATCACCTTCCACCACCTTATAAACACTAGCACGAAAACCATCACCTTCGGAAACACCATCATCGAAGACCACTGTGTGACGcctcgtacaaaatcatcgtgtacggatcatcaacaacaggatgatTACAAGGtcgaacactatatgctgttttaaaacaagtttgcattcatgaaaagatagcgttttacaaaagatagagtGCTTCTACGAACAGAAAGCATTAATATAAgtgcgtgacacaaaggtcattacaaagccattgttcaaatgtaacataagttgtgaatgcaaagtgaaagttccatgattgagacatctctaaacaatgtagcggaagtctaacacagcaagtctaacagcgagtctaatacagcggaagcaacaaacgtcTAAGcatctgagaaataacatgctttaaaatgtcaacacgaatgttggtgagctatagttttattgtaatcaacaatgtaatgtagaccacgagatttcatattcaaaacagtatgaaaagtatatgcttaactgtgggcacttggtaactaacttaatgtaaaataatatatcaccccctaaaagtacacttggcgagtgtattaaaatagacgaagtattgaacacttgttaaatgctagcacgactagcccgagtggtggGGATGTCAAacactatggatccatatctaagattcgcgttcaccggttcataaaccaataactaaacattaccgagctaaggggaatctttgtgccgttatgtcacccacacatatataaagtttaagtactcgtgtctagtttgtaaaacataaaaagcgcatgtattctcagtcctaaaaatagttcaagtaaaaagggaagctataactcacagtgaataagcagtaaaagtcgatacgagataagtaagcaagtagtaagtcagtctgaaaggtcctcaacctaagtcaaaggttactaagtcagtaaatcgtcccaaaagttttaaaagtaaataagttaagttttaagtgtcatcatcatcatcatacgtaaaaagtaaagtaagttttcaacaagaatatagatcgaaacaaagggctgacttcgttcagctgctacgacctctatacaaactgaaatgatgcgggTCAGTGACCAAGGCTCCGTATGCGAGTCCTTTTACccctgtccaattttcagatcataACTTGATGTTGTTTGACCGTgtcgacggttcaagcgcgagtaggtcagaattttcagcacgtcgttacaaagacgtagtgactttcaggaggctataaatcctaaatcgtatatcggatttaggtgagtattaaatgaaaagtcatctaatcgaaccgaactatctggaaatctgcTTTTCCAGAagcctaggagtctgatcagaccctgaaaaatagtaaacatgtgctccggtgggtttcttggtgtttgatgctcatcacggttctcatctttgatgcgtataagcctcaagtgtacaactcttgatgttttagcatcactttaaccaaggtttaaccataaatacacaaagtcaagactaagaaataaaatacaactcatttaagagattaagcaagatgatgaaccaaagttatatcaaattcttagtttcgacacaagtatAAGTTTTATTAagttataaactttgaatcaaactaaaattagcaagaccttaagttatagaactaaGATCTTAGCTAAAtgttaaagaccttagactaaaagtctagatcttatgttcttggtgaaaccctaagtcatagaacttagactttcaacttttacaacaccattagttatgaaacttagattttgtaaaataaaatgaacAAAAATTAATGAAAccttgttttaacaagttagatgacaATAAGTTACATAACTTGGATCAACCTTAGATGAGTGAAAGTTATAAACTAggaagcttaaactttcttgttcttgaacattcaaagttagactttggttacaagatacatgagatcaaagttaacaagtaaatcTTTGACCAAGGAACATATATAAATCGAATTTCATAAgcataaatgataaatttaaagttaGAAATAAACAAGTTCAAGCTTGGATTCTTTACATAAAGAGATATCAAgttaaaagcttgaatcttcataaaataaactttaaagttccaatacttTAACATAAAGAGGATCTTAAAGTAATTGAACGTTAGATCATCACAAGTTTAAcgtagaaccaaaagctacaaagctttgatccttgttcttgcttctttatcatacaaGTGATTAAAGATTGCAAGATAGCATAAGGATTTAATTTACAAAAACCAAAATCCATGAAtaataaaaagatgatgatgatttcggtTATGAGCAAAAGAAAACAAGAAGAATAATGTTtaaaacttacaagttcttcaagtatTTTAGAGAGAAAAGCTAGAGAGAAACTTTAGAgaaaaagagtgtgtgtttttgaaatgaaatgagaatgaaatgagagttttaaaaaaaaataaagtggtggTGATGGGGCACCCCTTGGCCAACAGTTTTGAGACATGGGGGACCATCttggcctcatgtggtggtggcatggtgtggtccatggtggtggtacaaagtagTGTTggtatgttgggtggtttgagacaaaATGTAAGTATTAGTACACAAGGCATGCTAGTTACTTGTCTCATTATTTACATGGGCTAACCATTAAAtaaatgggctaattagtccactaattaatccactaagttgagtaggttgggccatggaagtccattaaggtaaaagtccattaaggtaactagtgagcattagtaaacactaagcgtatttaataaaccatcaagccaagtaattgtcattaataaataacaattatgtttacgtagtcataatattccaattacgacaaaagtttagcgtgtaccaagtacgtagctcattttaaacaataagtgacactaacggttgtaaatgcattcaaggatcatgttagGTGATTAAGctcttaataacacgttgtagacattaatgaaagtaattaacataattaatgatcccagaatataatctaactcagtacgcacaaatacgcagtttcgtgaaggtaacaaatataattataagtcaaaaaagtcgggtcgttacattacccacctgttaaagaaaatatcgtcccgaaatttaagctgagataGACGGTAGAGTCGTAAAGAGGTGagaatacttctgcatcatttgatcctctcattcccaagtaaactcaggtcctcgtttagcattccaacggactcgaacaattggaatcttgttgtgtttcaaagtcttaacctcacgatccatgacCACAAcaagttcttccacgaagtggagtttgtcatcaatcgtaagctcctttaGTTTTATGACAAGTTCtgattcagcaagacacttcttcagattcgatacgtggaaggtaggatgaacggagctcaattgagtcggaagatccaaatggtaagcaacgggtccaatacgctccaagatttcaaaaggaccaatatatcacggatttaacttcccacgcttttcgaaacggatttcacctttccaaggtgcgattttCAACATTACggggtcacccacttggaatttgaaatcCTTGCATTTAAGGTTGGCATAGTTCTTTTGACGATCACAAGCCGTGTTGAGCCttgcttggatttgaacgatcttctcggttgtttcatcgaTTAGTtctggtccggtgatttgcttttcacctactccGGCCCAAAAAGTAGGAGAATGGCATTTGCGACCATATAAAACTTCGAAAGGCGCGACATTAATGCtcaaatggtaactgttgttgtaagggaattcagctagcggcaaatgcttttcccaagcttttcccaaatcaataacacaagcacgcaacatgtcctccaaagtttgaatcgtgcgttcgctttttccgtcggtctgcgggtgatatgcggtactcatgtcgagatgtgTTCCCAAAGcgtcttgtaaagaacgccaaaatctagaatcgaaacgggcatctcggtctgaaataatcgataagggtacaccgtgacgagatacaatttcttttatgtatagttgcgcgagtttgtccatcgtatcagtttccttcatggctaggaagttacCAGATTTGGTGaggtggtcaataataacccagatggtatcatatccgcctaccatatttggtagtttcgtaatgaagtccatcgttatcctttcccacttacattgcaggatttcgggttgctgaagtaacccagatggtctttgatgttcggctttgacctttgaacaagtcaaaca
This genomic window from Rutidosis leptorrhynchoides isolate AG116_Rl617_1_P2 chromosome 2, CSIRO_AGI_Rlap_v1, whole genome shotgun sequence contains:
- the LOC139888573 gene encoding uncharacterized protein, with product MEPIPYPQALRIEKAETQRRDFMEMMKQVHVNMPLIQVLKGMPNYGKFFKNILSSKGKYDEVSATFLVEECSAILQKKKMPPIIGVKDERLDFYVREVDKKLNLSSIESFCQIEVMILCQENDLKALLAVDNSVVDQFDKNEDFDVDKEFEMFMKSCDENHFEKACEGIVDKEVCENVLNKLNMVKEVNLDLNVGGNFVGKKALLNPIVEDIVAKVVKPTQVLKKGEQFVLEKVKKKSMQKPVLKEKVNVDNHFVKHQRFKPGGKVLLFNPNLKKSPGRSKSRWHGPFVVKNILEKGFVELIGKGNPFKVHGDRLKPFNDEVKPMGLDDIGFKPP